One part of the Anguilla anguilla isolate fAngAng1 chromosome 11, fAngAng1.pri, whole genome shotgun sequence genome encodes these proteins:
- the LOC118207571 gene encoding tumor necrosis factor receptor superfamily member 14-like, with the protein MWHFKVPLWMAYLLLLFCGLAYSCGSAEYENNGECCPMCTPGTRVYKHCTEYTSTSCVPCIQKSFVDVPSGLSHCLPCIVCDQAMGLKTERECTPTSDTVCGPLDHHYCTKTDNKGCSFAQKHTICRPGQFIIHNGWIALISLRDRTTLTNTECGYCPDKTFSNKSFSAYCKPHTHCQSLGLQEITAGTNTSDSECGPRNIPVSIIIVPVLLVSVSVVILTIIFILKRKKKNRATDQAERKRMNWTDQLEVEVAGVHENHAADGGAGPLPGGQHDNGTPKPKDRVQSDYSTRSNALVCCWRPLLWEPSMQTQ; encoded by the exons ATGTGGCATTTTAAAGTCCCTTTATGGATG GCATATCTATTGCTCCTGTTCTGTGGCCTCGCCTATTCCTGTGGAAGTGcagaatatgaaaataatgGAGAGTGCTGTCCAATGTGCACACCTG GGACACGTGTTTATAAACACTGCACAGAGTACACTAGCACCTCCTGTGTACCGTGCATTCAAAAATCATTCGTCGATGTGCCCAGCGGTCTGTCTCATTGTTTGCCTTGCATAGTGTGTGACCAAG CCATGGgtttaaaaacagagagagagtgcaccccCACCTCTGACACAGTGTGTGGGCCTCTGGATCACCACTACTGCACTAAGACTGATAATAAGGGGTGCAGCTTTGCGCAGAAACACACCATCTGCAGGCCTGGACAATTCATCATACACAACGGTTGGATTGCATTAATATCTTTAAGAGACA GAACAACATTGACTAATACCGAATGTGGATACTGTCCTGATAaaactttttcaaataaatccTTTTCTGCGTActgcaaaccacacacaca TTGCCAGTCCCTGGGACTTCAGGAAATTACAGCAGGAACAAACACATCGGACAGTGAATGTGGACCAAGAAATATTCCTGTTTCCATCATTATTGTGCCTGTGCTACTTGTATCAGTATCAGTTGTCATTTTaacaatcattttcattttaa agaggaaaaagaagaacagg GCAACAGATcaggcagaaagaaaaagaatgaactgGACAGACCAGCTGGAGGTTGAAG TGGCAGGAGTCCACGAGAATCACGCAGCAGATGGTGGTGCTGGCCCTCTCCCTGGTGGACAGCATGACAATGGGACCCCAAAGCCGAAAGATAGGGTTCAGTCTGACTACAGCACACGGTCTAATGCACTCGTGTGTTGTTGGAGACCATTATTATGGGAACCTTCAATGCAAACACAGTGA